CGAGCTGCTGCTGCTGGGTCTCGACCTGCTGGTGCTGGGTGCCGAGGCTCTCGAGCTGCTCGGCCAGGGTCGCCCGTCGGGCGAGCGCCTCGCGGGCCAGGTCCTCCTGGCCCTGCCCCAGCGCCTGCTTGGCCTGGTCCTGCAGCTTCTGTGCCTGGGCCTGGAGCTGGGAGGCCTGGAGCTCCAGGCGCTTGCGGGCGGTGGCGACGTCGGCCAGGGCGCGGCGCACCTTCTGCAGGTTCTCGACCTGCTTCTCGTAGGAGAGGTCGAGCATGTCGGCGGGGTTCTCGGCCTTGTCGAGGGCCTTGTTGGCCTTGGCCTGGAGGATCCCGGACAGCCGCTTCATCACACTCATGCGTTGTGCCTTTCTGGTGTTCTCCGGTCGTGATCAGAGCACGTCGGGGACCCCCCGTCGAGAGCGGGCACCGCGGGGCGCCGCCCCGTCACCGGCTCGTGGCGGCGTCGAGGAGGTGGGCGCGGCCGTGCCGCTCGAACTCGGCGCGCAGGGCGTCGCGGTCCTCGTCCGACAACGGCCGGTAGTGCAGCGGGCCGCGTCCCGGGCTCCAGAACACCGGGTCCGTGCACCGCCAGCCCTCGTCCGCCAACGACGTCTTCGTGATCTTGCCCGTGGCGGTCAGAGGGAGGCCGGGCGACAGCCGGACGAAGCGCGGCGACCACTTGGTGCCGAGGTCGGCCTGCGACGCCAGGAAATCGGCGAAGGAGTCGGGGTCGAACCGGCTGCCGGGGCGCATCTCGAGCGCCACCATCACCTCGTCGCCCGAACGGGCGTCGGGCACGGCGTAGACCGCGGCGGCGGCCACGTCGGGGTGGCGCTCCACGATCCGCTCGACCGGCGCCGCGGCGAAGTTCTCCGAGTCCACCCGCAACCAGTCGCCGCGCCGTCCCGCGAAGTAGAAGAACCCCCGCTCGTCGCGGTAGCCGAGGTCGCCGGTCCAGTACCAGTCGTTGCGCAGGCGTTCGGCGTCGCCCTCGGCGTTGTGGTGATACCCCTCGAAGCCGCGCCCACCGCTGCGGTTCACGATCTCGCCGATGGCGACGCCGGCGTTGTCCAGCCGTCCGGCGTCGTCGAAGCGCGCCCGGGGGCATTCAGCCATGGTCCGGGGGTCGAGCACGGCCACGTCGTCGGTCGGCAGGGGGAGGCCGAGCGAGCCCGGGGGGGTGTCGGGCGTGACGTTGATGGCGGCGCCCCCCTCGCTCGATCCGTACCCTTCGACGAGCGCGCACCCGAAGCGACGCTCGAAGATGGCGCGGTCGGGGGCCGAGGCCTCCGTGCCGAACCCCTGCCGGAGGGTGTTCTCGGCGTCGTCGGGCCGCTCGGGCGTGGCCAGGACGTAGGCGAGCGCCTTGCCCACGTAGGTGAACCGCGTGGCGCCGAACCGGCGGATGTCGTCGATGAACCGGGAGGCGCTGAAGCGCCCCGCCAGCGCCACCGACGCCCCCACCGCCAGCGCCGGGGCCCACAGGGCCATGACGGCGTTGCCGTGGAACAGCGGCATCGGGCAGTAGCAGACCTCGTCGCGCTCGAAGCCGTACGCCGTGGCGGCGCGCCCCGCGATGGCGGCCAGGCGTCCCTGGGTGCAGCGCACCGCCTTGGGATCGCCGGTGGTCCCCGAGGTGAAGAGCAGCAGGAGCAGGTCGTCGGGCGAGGGCGCGGCCCACCCGTCCACGCCCGGGGCGGCGGGCGTCGCATCCGCCGCCGCCCGCGCCGCCAGGCGGGCGCCGTACTCGTCGCCGTCGACACGCAGGACCGATCCCGGGGCGACACCCAGGTCGAGTCCGGCCAGCACGCCCGCGCCGGCTTCGTCGGTGACGAGGAGCCCGCAGTCGGTGAACCGGATGTCCCGGGCGAGCTCCTCCCCCCGGCGTGTGGGGTTGATGCCCACCACGACGGCTCCGGCGAGCGCCGCGGCGCCGAGCCAGAAGAGGTACTCGGGGACGTTGTCGAGGAGGACCCCGATGTGGAACGGCCCGGGCCCGCGCATCCCCGCCGCCAAGGCCGCCCTCCGGGAGCTCTCGTCCACGACCTGGCGCCACGTCCAGCGCGCGTCGCCGAAGAGGAGACCGGGCCGGTCGTCGTCGGCCCGGGCGTGCAGGAGGTCCGCCACCGTCGCCGCCGTGGGTGGCGCCGCCGTGGGTGGCGCCGCCGTGGGTGGCGCCGCCGTGGGAGGCGCTGCCGTCGGAGGCGCCGAGGCCGGAGGGCCCGGGGGACCGCCGTGGCCCGGGTTCGGGACTTCCGGCACTAGCCCCGTCTCCGACCCGGCCGCACGATCGGAGCGTAGGGAGCGGGAGAGCCCAATGGCCAGCTCGACGAGGACCGTCACCGAGACGATGAGTGACAGTGACGCCCTGCTGTGGACGATCGGGCGTGATCCGGTCCTGCGCACCACGATCGTCGCCGTCCTGGTGCTCGACCGGTCCCCGCGCTTCGGGGAGGTGCGAGCCCGGATGGAGGGCCTGACCCAGGCCGAGCCGCGGCTGCGGTCCCGGGTGGAGCCCGCCCCGCTCGGGTGGGGACGGCCGGCCTTCGTGGACGACCCGGGCTTCGACGTGGATCTCCACCTCCGGCGGATGGTGGCGCCGCCACCGGCCACGCTGCGCACCGTGCTCGACCTGGCCCAGGTCATGGGCACCGTGAGCTTCGACCCCGCCCTGCCGTTGTGGGAGGCGGTCGTGGTCGAGGGGCTCGACGCCGGGCAGGCCGCCATGGTGATCAAGCTGCATCACGCCGTCGTGGACGGCGTGGGCGGGATCGGCGTGGCCATGCGGCTCCTCGACCGCCACCGCGGGGCGCGCCCGTCCGACCGGCCGGAGACGCCCGCCGGGCCCGGCGGGCCCGCGCCGCCCGCCGGGCCCGCATCGCCGTCGGCGTCGGCGGCGGGTGTGCTGCGGGCCGGCTGGGCACAGGCGGCGTCGGCGAGCCGTCAGCTCCTCGGCCTGGCCGCCCGCACGGCCGCCCGCCCCGTCGAGCAGGCCGCCCGGGCACGGGCGGGGGCTCGGTCCGTCGCCCGCCTCCTCGCCCCGGCGCGCCGTCCGATGTCGGCACTGCTGTCGGAGCGCGGCATCGCCCGGCGCTTCGAGGTCCTCGACCTCGACCCCCGCCGGCTGCACGAGGCCGGGGCGGCCACGCACAGCACGATGAACGACGTGTTCGTCACCGGCGTCCTGGGCGGTCTGCGCCGGTACCACGAGGCGCACGGCCGGCCCGTCGAAGCGTTGCGGGTGCTCATGCCGGTGAGCGTGCGCACCGGCGGTCACGAGGCCACCGGCAACCACTTCGTCCCGGCGCGGTTCGTCCTGCCGGCGTGCGCAGATCCGGCTGAGCGCCTGGGTCGCGTGCGCGAGATCACCGCGTCGTGGAAGAACGCTCCCGGCCTCGCCGTCAGCGACGTGCTGGCCGCCGGCCTCGACCGGCTGCCACCCCCGCTGGTGAGCCGGGTGTGGGGTTCGCTGCTGAAGGGCGACGACTTCGTCGCCACCAACGTCCCGGGCCCCCGGTTCGAGACCTACCTCGCGGGGGCGCGCATCGAGCACTTCTACGCCTTCGCGCCGCCGTCGGGTGCCGCGCTCAACGTCGCGCTCGTCACGCCGGCGGGACGGGCCTGTGTCGGAGTCAATCTCGACGCCGCCGCCGTGCGCGACCCGTCCGTGATGACCCGGTGCCTGCAGGACGGCTTCGACGAGGTTCTCGGCCTCGCCGGGCGCGTGACCCGGGCCAGCGCATGATGGCCCCCTACGAGCCGCTGGCGCCGCTCGACGCGTTCTTCCTCTACCTCGAGTCGCCGGCGACCCCCATGCACCTCGGTTCCGTGGCGATCTTCGAGGGCGGCCCCCTGCGCGACCGGCACGGGGTGCTGCGGATCGGTGCCATCCGCGACGAGATCGCCTCGCGTCTGCACCTCGTGCCGGCGCTGCGCCGACGGGTCCGCTTCCCCGCGGGCGGCGGGACGGCCCCGGTGTGGGTGGACGACGCCGGGTTCGACATCGGGTTCCACGTCCGCCACGTGGCCGTGCCCGCACCGGGCTCGGACGCCGACCTCACCGACCTGTGCGCCGAGCTCATGGCCGTGCCCCTGGACCGGGCCCGCCCGCTCTGGGAGATGTGGTTCGTGGAGGGCCTCGCGGGTGGCCGGGTCGCGCTCGTCGAGAAGCTGCACCACGCCATGGCGGACGGCATGGCCAGCGTGGAGCTGGCGACGGTGCTGCTCGACCTGGAGCGTCGCCCGGCCGAGCACCACCCGGCACGGCCGTGGCACCCCCGCCCCGGGCCGACGGGGGCGGCCGCCGTGGCCCGTGACCTCGCCCACCGGGGCACCGCGGCGGTGCGCGCCGGCACGCGGGCCCTCGGTGCCATCGTCGACCCCGCCGCCGCCGGTCGAGGCGGGACCGAGCTGCTCGAAGGGCTCGGCACCCTGGCCTCGCCGCGCACCATCGCCCCGACGTCGTCGATCAACGTCCCGGTGACCCGGGGTCGGCGCTTCGCCGTGGTGCGCCGGGACCTGGGCTCCCTGAGGATCGTGGAGGAGCGGTTCGGCGTGACCCTCAACGACGTCGTGCTGGCCGCCGTCACCGGCGGGCTCCGGGTGCTGCTGGCCGGGCGCGGGGAGTCCACCGGCGGGCGGTCGCTGCGCGCCCTGGTGCCCGTGGGCGCCGATCATCACGGTGACCGCCGGCTCGGGAACCGGGTGTCCGCGCTGCTCGTGCCGCTCCCGCTCGGCGCGGAGGACCCCGTGGCCAGGCTGCGGTCGGTGGCGGACGCCGTCGGTGTCCGCAAGGCGAGACACCAGGCACTCGTGGGCGAGGCGCTGCTCGGCCTGCTCGACCCGATGCCCACCCGCCTGCTGGCCACGCTCACGCCGCTCGTGCACCACCAGCGCCTGTGCAATCTCGTCGTGACCAACGTGCCGGGCCCGCAGTTCCCGCTCTACGCCATGGGGGCGCGCATGCTCGAGGTGTTCCCCGTGGTCCCTCTGGCCGGGAACCTGAGCGTCGGCGTCGCCGTCTTCACCTACGACGGGCAGCTCACCGTCGGGATCCTCGCGGACCGGGAGCGGTGCCGGGACGTGGCGGTCCTCGCCGCGGGGGTCGACCGTTCGTTCGCCGAGCTGGTGTCGGCCGCCACCGGCGGGCACAGCCGGCGCCCGGCGCCGGAGTCCCTCGGCGTGTCGCCGGCGCGTCCGCGCGGTGGGAGCGCGACGAGGCACGTCGAGCAGGCGAAGCGCAGTGCCGCGGCCAATGACGGAGCTCGGCGGGCCGCGCCGCCTGGGGGGTCGGTCCTATGAAGACGCGTGGTTCCACGAAAGAGCTCGTCTACCCGCGCTTCCTGCTGCCGCGTGCCGAGCGGTTCGCCGACAAGGTGGGTTTCGTGGACGTCACCAGGAACGGCACCGTCTACGAAGGCACGTTCGCCATGCACGTCGAGCGGGTGCAGCGCCTCGCCGGCGCACTGGGTGGTGAGCTGGGCGTGGGCCGCGGTGACCGGTTCGCGGTGTTGGCCATGAACGGCCACGAGTTCATCGAGCTCTACCACGCCGCGCTGTTCGGGGCCGGGATCATCAATCCCCTGAAC
This portion of the Acidimicrobiales bacterium genome encodes:
- a CDS encoding AMP-binding protein; translated protein: MADLLHARADDDRPGLLFGDARWTWRQVVDESSRRAALAAGMRGPGPFHIGVLLDNVPEYLFWLGAAALAGAVVVGINPTRRGEELARDIRFTDCGLLVTDEAGAGVLAGLDLGVAPGSVLRVDGDEYGARLAARAAADATPAAPGVDGWAAPSPDDLLLLLFTSGTTGDPKAVRCTQGRLAAIAGRAATAYGFERDEVCYCPMPLFHGNAVMALWAPALAVGASVALAGRFSASRFIDDIRRFGATRFTYVGKALAYVLATPERPDDAENTLRQGFGTEASAPDRAIFERRFGCALVEGYGSSEGGAAINVTPDTPPGSLGLPLPTDDVAVLDPRTMAECPRARFDDAGRLDNAGVAIGEIVNRSGGRGFEGYHHNAEGDAERLRNDWYWTGDLGYRDERGFFYFAGRRGDWLRVDSENFAAAPVERIVERHPDVAAAAVYAVPDARSGDEVMVALEMRPGSRFDPDSFADFLASQADLGTKWSPRFVRLSPGLPLTATGKITKTSLADEGWRCTDPVFWSPGRGPLHYRPLSDEDRDALRAEFERHGRAHLLDAATSR
- a CDS encoding wax ester/triacylglycerol synthase domain-containing protein, which gives rise to MSDSDALLWTIGRDPVLRTTIVAVLVLDRSPRFGEVRARMEGLTQAEPRLRSRVEPAPLGWGRPAFVDDPGFDVDLHLRRMVAPPPATLRTVLDLAQVMGTVSFDPALPLWEAVVVEGLDAGQAAMVIKLHHAVVDGVGGIGVAMRLLDRHRGARPSDRPETPAGPGGPAPPAGPASPSASAAGVLRAGWAQAASASRQLLGLAARTAARPVEQAARARAGARSVARLLAPARRPMSALLSERGIARRFEVLDLDPRRLHEAGAATHSTMNDVFVTGVLGGLRRYHEAHGRPVEALRVLMPVSVRTGGHEATGNHFVPARFVLPACADPAERLGRVREITASWKNAPGLAVSDVLAAGLDRLPPPLVSRVWGSLLKGDDFVATNVPGPRFETYLAGARIEHFYAFAPPSGAALNVALVTPAGRACVGVNLDAAAVRDPSVMTRCLQDGFDEVLGLAGRVTRASA
- a CDS encoding wax ester/triacylglycerol synthase family O-acyltransferase, translated to MAPYEPLAPLDAFFLYLESPATPMHLGSVAIFEGGPLRDRHGVLRIGAIRDEIASRLHLVPALRRRVRFPAGGGTAPVWVDDAGFDIGFHVRHVAVPAPGSDADLTDLCAELMAVPLDRARPLWEMWFVEGLAGGRVALVEKLHHAMADGMASVELATVLLDLERRPAEHHPARPWHPRPGPTGAAAVARDLAHRGTAAVRAGTRALGAIVDPAAAGRGGTELLEGLGTLASPRTIAPTSSINVPVTRGRRFAVVRRDLGSLRIVEERFGVTLNDVVLAAVTGGLRVLLAGRGESTGGRSLRALVPVGADHHGDRRLGNRVSALLVPLPLGAEDPVARLRSVADAVGVRKARHQALVGEALLGLLDPMPTRLLATLTPLVHHQRLCNLVVTNVPGPQFPLYAMGARMLEVFPVVPLAGNLSVGVAVFTYDGQLTVGILADRERCRDVAVLAAGVDRSFAELVSAATGGHSRRPAPESLGVSPARPRGGSATRHVEQAKRSAAANDGARRAAPPGGSVL